In Amaranthus tricolor cultivar Red isolate AtriRed21 chromosome 3, ASM2621246v1, whole genome shotgun sequence, a single window of DNA contains:
- the LOC130808104 gene encoding EH domain-containing protein 1-like isoform X1 encodes MATAIFLRRSPLKLLSQCQSSIYSLSSLPSATFYNNHHYHLRVNGFQSLSNFSDEAYFFSRYLPRKEQLSSMTSIFDGLKRLYEQKLKPLELTYHFNDFASPLLTNSDFDAKPMVMLLGQYSTGKTTFIKHLLKSDYPGAHVGPEPTTDRFIVIMSGSDERRIPGNTITVQEDMPYKGLTIFGSAFLSKLECSQMPHPILEHMTLIDTPGVLSGEKQRIERSYDFIGVTSWFASKSDLILLLFDPHKLDISDEFKRVISSLKGHDDKIRVVLNKADQVDTQQLMRIYGALMWSLGKVLNTPEVARVYIGSFNDGPLNEAVGPIGQDLFLKEQNDLLADLRDIPKNACNRRVNEFVKRARAAKIHALIIGHLKKEMPVLIGKAKAQETLIENLEIEFKKVQREYRLPAGDFPDVEHFKEVLRGYSIDKFEKLKPKMIQAVDEMLGYDIPELLQEFQTSTNDLN; translated from the exons ATGGCTACAGCAATATTTCTTCGAAGGTCGCCATTGAAGCTACTCTCTCAATGTCAAAGCTCCATCTACTCGCTCTCTTCTCTTCCTTCTGCTActttctacaataatcatcaCTATCATCTTCGCGTCAATGGTTTTCAATCTCTCTCCAACTTTTCCGACGAGGCATACTTCTTCTCTCGCTATCTCCCTCGAAAA GAACAACTGTCCTCCATGACATCTATTTTTGACGGCCTAAAGAGGTTGTATGAACAGAAGCTGAAGCCTTTGGAGCTGACTTACCATTTCAATGACTTTGCATCTCCATTGTTA ACGAATAGCGACTTTGATGCAAAACCTATGGTCATGCTTCTGGGGCAGTATTCTACTGGGAAAACAACCTTTATCAAACACTTGCTCAAAAGTGACTATCCTG GGGCACACGTTGGGCCAGAGCCAACAACAGATAGATTTATTGTCATTATG TCTGGTTCTGATGAAAGACGTATACCGGGAAACACGATTACTGTTCAAGAAGACATGCCTTACAAAGGTCTGACAATCTTTGGGTCTGCTTTTCTATCAAAGCTGGAGTGTTCACAGATGCCACATCCG attTTGGAGCATATGACTCTCATTGATACCCCTGGGGTATTGTCAGGGGAGAAGCAACGCATAGAAAGAAGTTATGACTTCATTGGTGTGACATCTTGGTTTGCTTCCAAAAGTGACCTAATTTTGCTCCTTTTTGATCCTCACAAACTTGATATTAGTGATGAATTCAAGCGTGTGATCTCATCTCTAAAAGGTCATGATGATAAAATACGCGTTGTTCTGAACAAGGCAGATCAAGTGGATACCCAACAG TTGATGAGGATTTATGGAGCCTTGATGTGGTCATTAGGGAAAGTTCTAAATACTCCTGAGGTTGCCCGTGTGTACATTGG CTCTTTTAATGATGGGCCTTTAAATGAAGCAGTTGGTCCAATCGGTCAAGATTTGTTCTTAAAAGAGCAAAATGATCTTCTTGCTGATCTTAGAGATATTCCAAAGAATGCTTGTAATCGAAGA GTGAACGAATTTGTGAAGCGAGCTAGGGCAGCGAAGATCCATGCCCTAATCATCGGTCATCTAAAGAAGGAGATGCCTGTTTTGATAGGCAAGGCCAAGGCGCAAGAGACTCTCATTGAGAACTTGGAGATTGAATTCAAAAAG GTCCAGAGGGAATACCGTTTACCGGCAGGAGATTTCCCCGATGTGGAGCATTTTAAGGAAGTCCTTAGAGGTTACAGTATAGATAAATTTGAGAAGTTGAAACCAAAAATGATCCAAGCTGTTGATGAGATGTTGGGTTATGACATCCCAGAGCTTCTCCAAGAATTTCAAACTTCAACCAATGATTTGAATTAA
- the LOC130808104 gene encoding EH domain-containing protein 1-like isoform X2: MATAIFLRRSPLKLLSQCQSSIYSLSSLPSATFYNNHHYHLRVNGFQSLSNFSDEEQLSSMTSIFDGLKRLYEQKLKPLELTYHFNDFASPLLTNSDFDAKPMVMLLGQYSTGKTTFIKHLLKSDYPGAHVGPEPTTDRFIVIMSGSDERRIPGNTITVQEDMPYKGLTIFGSAFLSKLECSQMPHPILEHMTLIDTPGVLSGEKQRIERSYDFIGVTSWFASKSDLILLLFDPHKLDISDEFKRVISSLKGHDDKIRVVLNKADQVDTQQLMRIYGALMWSLGKVLNTPEVARVYIGSFNDGPLNEAVGPIGQDLFLKEQNDLLADLRDIPKNACNRRVNEFVKRARAAKIHALIIGHLKKEMPVLIGKAKAQETLIENLEIEFKKVQREYRLPAGDFPDVEHFKEVLRGYSIDKFEKLKPKMIQAVDEMLGYDIPELLQEFQTSTNDLN, from the exons ATGGCTACAGCAATATTTCTTCGAAGGTCGCCATTGAAGCTACTCTCTCAATGTCAAAGCTCCATCTACTCGCTCTCTTCTCTTCCTTCTGCTActttctacaataatcatcaCTATCATCTTCGCGTCAATGGTTTTCAATCTCTCTCCAACTTTTCCGACGAG GAACAACTGTCCTCCATGACATCTATTTTTGACGGCCTAAAGAGGTTGTATGAACAGAAGCTGAAGCCTTTGGAGCTGACTTACCATTTCAATGACTTTGCATCTCCATTGTTA ACGAATAGCGACTTTGATGCAAAACCTATGGTCATGCTTCTGGGGCAGTATTCTACTGGGAAAACAACCTTTATCAAACACTTGCTCAAAAGTGACTATCCTG GGGCACACGTTGGGCCAGAGCCAACAACAGATAGATTTATTGTCATTATG TCTGGTTCTGATGAAAGACGTATACCGGGAAACACGATTACTGTTCAAGAAGACATGCCTTACAAAGGTCTGACAATCTTTGGGTCTGCTTTTCTATCAAAGCTGGAGTGTTCACAGATGCCACATCCG attTTGGAGCATATGACTCTCATTGATACCCCTGGGGTATTGTCAGGGGAGAAGCAACGCATAGAAAGAAGTTATGACTTCATTGGTGTGACATCTTGGTTTGCTTCCAAAAGTGACCTAATTTTGCTCCTTTTTGATCCTCACAAACTTGATATTAGTGATGAATTCAAGCGTGTGATCTCATCTCTAAAAGGTCATGATGATAAAATACGCGTTGTTCTGAACAAGGCAGATCAAGTGGATACCCAACAG TTGATGAGGATTTATGGAGCCTTGATGTGGTCATTAGGGAAAGTTCTAAATACTCCTGAGGTTGCCCGTGTGTACATTGG CTCTTTTAATGATGGGCCTTTAAATGAAGCAGTTGGTCCAATCGGTCAAGATTTGTTCTTAAAAGAGCAAAATGATCTTCTTGCTGATCTTAGAGATATTCCAAAGAATGCTTGTAATCGAAGA GTGAACGAATTTGTGAAGCGAGCTAGGGCAGCGAAGATCCATGCCCTAATCATCGGTCATCTAAAGAAGGAGATGCCTGTTTTGATAGGCAAGGCCAAGGCGCAAGAGACTCTCATTGAGAACTTGGAGATTGAATTCAAAAAG GTCCAGAGGGAATACCGTTTACCGGCAGGAGATTTCCCCGATGTGGAGCATTTTAAGGAAGTCCTTAGAGGTTACAGTATAGATAAATTTGAGAAGTTGAAACCAAAAATGATCCAAGCTGTTGATGAGATGTTGGGTTATGACATCCCAGAGCTTCTCCAAGAATTTCAAACTTCAACCAATGATTTGAATTAA
- the LOC130808236 gene encoding uncharacterized protein LOC130808236 — translation MYVCLQACKEGFMAGCRPILGVDGAHLKGQRPGILLTAVGKDENNNIFPVAWAIVETENEETWTWFLQLLNDNLNSIASSTSWNEERGESVTFISDRQKTFNSVVPHAEIRFCCKHIWANFKIKFAGELFRLHFWSAVKAFNKSSFDQEMNAIKKIFVDAFEYLNAIPPKRWSRHAFLNRSKSGLLLNNCCESFNNVLREARGKPIISLMEWIRGYVMQRSAVKREGLSKFQGVVMPSVVKVIENNEKSCHGVRVIPIDIFEFEVDDGEESYIVNLTNKTCHCGRWTLIGIPCKHAITFIMHRKLDYTEFVHEAYHVKAYAKTYGPRFHGMPGHKIWPTSTNPKPLPPPFRKMPGRPNKRKRRLEVDEAGKKQGSVVREYKQRRCGNCGTLGHNKKKCKNPPKAPSTMDKSKGGRPKNVSVSSLSTIPMVPIATVTTARPATTSTTPPTTQSSTPMVPTATASSVTPANNVATSFQKMPTPMVSPSKGGRKKSWAYGCNKKGAKGAAPKVISTQASSSSQN, via the exons ATGTATGTGTGTCTACAAGCATGCAAAGAGGGTTTTATGGCAGGTTGCAGGCCAATTCTAGGAGTAGATGGAGCTCATTTGAAGGGTCAACGCCCTGGCATCTTGTTGACAGCTGTTGGGAAAGATGAAAACAACAACATCTTTCCTGTTGCTTGGGCTATTGTTGAGACAGAGAATGAGGAAACATGGACATGGTTTTTGCAGCTACTAAATGATAACTTAAATTCTATTGCATCATCCACTAGCTGGAATGAAGAAAGGGGAGAGTCTGTTACTTTCATTAGTGACAGGCAAAAG ACTTTCAATTCAGTAGTTCCACATGCTGAGATCAGATTTTGTTGTAAACATATTTGggcaaatttcaaaataaagttTGCAGGAGAATTATTTAGGCTACACTTTTGGAGTGCAGTCAAAGCTTTCAACAAG TCATCTTTTGATCAAGAAATGAATGCgataaaaaagatttttgtaGATGCATTTGAATACCTAAATGCAATTCCACCAAAGCGTTGGTCTAGACATGCCTTCCTAAATAGGAGCAAATCTGGTTTGTTATTGAATAATTGTTGTGAGTCATTCAACAATGTGCTTAGGGAAGCTAGGGGAAAACCAATAATTTCATTGATGGAATGGATTAGGGGGTATGTAATGCAGAGGAGTGCAGTTAAGAGGGAGGGGCTGAGTAAGTTTCAGGGGGTTGTTATGCCATCTGTGGTGAAAGTAATAGAAAACAATGAGAAGTCATGTCATGGTGTTAGGGTTATCCCTATTGATATTTTTGAgtttgaggttgatgatggagAGGAGTCTTATATTGTAAACTTGACAAATAAGACTTGTCATTGTGGTAGGTGGACCCTAATTGGAATCCCTTGTAAGCATGCCATTACTTTCATTATGCATAGAAAATTGGACTATACAGAGTTTGTCCATGAGGCTTACCATGTCAAGGCATATGCCAAGACATACGGACCTAGGTTCCATGGAATGCCAGGGCATAAAATATGGCCTACCTCCACAAACCCTAAGCCATTACCACCTCCCTTTAGAAAAATGCCTGGTAGGCCTAATAAGAGGAAGAGGAGGTTGGAGGTTGATGAAGCTGGGAAAAAACAAGGCTCTGTGGTGAGGGAGTATAAGCAAAGGAGGTGTGGCAATTGTGGCACACTAGGACATAACAAAAAGAAGTGCAAAAACCCTCCCAAAGCCCCTTCCACCATGGATAAATCAAAGGGAGGAAGGCCTAAGAACGTTTCAGTGTCCTCTTTATCAACCATACCAATGGTGCCAATAGCAACTGTAACAACAGCTCGTCCTGCAACAACAAGCACAACCCCTCCTACAACTCAAAGCTCAACACCAATGGTGCCAACAGCAACTGCAAGCTCTGTTACCCCTGCAAACAATGTTGCCACCTCATTTCAAAAAATGCCTACACCAATGGTCTCCCCATCAAAGGGAGGTAGAAAGAAATCTTGGGCGTATGGATGCAACAAGAAAGGAGCAAAAGGTGCAGCCCCAAAGG